In the genome of Lactuca sativa cultivar Salinas chromosome 3, Lsat_Salinas_v11, whole genome shotgun sequence, the window ACTTGAACTAGGAGTCACTTCGGTTCCTTCATACATATAGGGATCATGTCATAaaaaatattcttttttttttcaactcatttatatttaatttaatccaTTTTTCTGGCTTGGCTAGGCGGGATAGCCGAGCCACTCCCCTTTCTTTATGATAATGAAACCATCCGGTCAAAACCAATCCAATAAAGAAACAAATTTATTTAACAAGCAAAAAAGGAGAGAGAGGGATTCGAACCCTCGATAGTAAACTATACCGGTTTTCAAGACCGGGGCTTTCAACCACTCAGCCATCTCTCCGAaagacaattttattttattcctcCTAATAGAACATGGCCATATGAGTGGATACCGCCACTATCAAAGATCTCGGGTGTGATGGTCAATCTATCTATCCCGATATATGGATAGATATATGATCCAGCATGCCCATTTGTAAAATAAAAAAACCAAATTCCATTCTCCCCCGACTCTATGTACGAATAAAGTGGTAAAGGGGTAGTAATATAATAAATCATATTGAATCAATGGATTCGTGGTAAAATCCCTGTATGATGTATTTTAGTACAATTTTTGGCTGATATAGGGATCAAATGGTATAGTTCATTTGTTGGTagcttggaggattaaaagcatgACTCTTGCTTTCCAATTGGCTGTTTTTGCATTAATTGCTACTTCATCAATCTTATTGATTAGCGTACCCGTTGTATTTGCTTCTCCTGATGGTTGGTCAAGTAACAAAAATGTTGTATTTTCAGGTACATCATTATGGATTGGATTAGTCTTTCTGGTGGGTATCCTTAATTCTCTCATCTCTTGAAcctattgttctagatccaaaaCCAAAATGACCCCCTGAATTATTCTTGGTTGTGAGACGCATTCAATATAAGTCCCCAAAATCCaaataaatataagaaaaaaatgaaaaattagaagGGGGTcaaacttcttgttcttgaatgaaaaaaaaaggaatataaaattcaaattaataaaaaatttggGCTCAATCTGAAGAGAGTCTCCGGCCCAGCACTGCACAAATATGCTCCAgacatatatatcatatatttTACGGAATgagtgaattaaaaaaaaaaagaaggcaTAAGAAAAAGAAGTGGTAATGGGAGCATTTGTACTATATGTGCAAATCAAAATCGGGCGGATCTTTACCCGGAGTAGAGCATAAACCTAAAAAGATTAAAGAGGCCCATTTAAGAACAAGAAAATAACATCGTGATTTGGATTGAATCGCGATGAAAGAATCCATCAATGAGAAGTTAATTGGATAAGTTTAATGAATTCTTTTTTGATATTATACGTTAATAAGGAAAGGAAGACAAACTCGTGTTTagtgaaaaataaaagaaaatcctTTTTTATAAGTTAGAAGGAACTTGCtatgaaaaaataaaaagtatTGGAATCTACAcattgattcttttttttttgaaccgtATGCATCAAAAGACGCCTGTACGGTTCCGAAGGGATTTGACCCTAATCAACCGACTTTATCGAGAAAGATTACTTTTTTTAGGTCAAGAGGTTGATAGCGAGATCTCGAATCAACTTATTGGTCTTATGATATATCTCAGTATCGAGGATGATACCAAAGATCTGTATTTGTTTATAAACTCTCCTGGCGGATGGGTAATACCGGGGGTGGCTCTTTATGATACTATGCAATTTGTGCAACCAGATGTACATACAATATGCATGGGATCAGCCGCTTCAATGGGATCTTTTATCCTGGTCAGAGGAGAAATTACCAAACGTCTAGCATTCCCTCACGCTTGGTGCCAATGAGGCTTTTATTTGAGAGAAAAAAGAAGACTATGCCTTCGCCATATGAAATATGAATATTAAGTAATAATAGCATGGCACTTTGAATTCGATATAagaaattttgttttcaaaacattagattATGTATCGAGAGAGTAATATGAGAAAAAGGTATTTCCGATTTTATTATCGGAAGTCCAGTTCAGCGTCACAAACTTTTTTTCACACCAGAGGTCTCTTAACAATATTTATAGagcgaaaaaaaaaaacaagattcTTTTTTCCTTAGTTTATTTGATCAAATAAAAAAGCAACTTTGGGATTGCTTAATCACAGACAAATCACagacaaaaaaatataataaaataaatatataaagcaACGGAGCCATCATAGTATTTTTGAATTCCTCCGAAAGGAAGGGTGGTAAGTTGATCATTTACCGATCGGGGTCTGATCGATCCtattttttctttatttgatGTAAGGTAAGGGTCAATTTTATTGTAGAGCCGTATGCAATGCATAATGCCCGTACGGTTGTTCGATTCTATCTTTTTTCTTGTTATTATTTTATCTTTGTTTTCTCTTCCCTTTATCATGCGAAATAAAGAAaccttttattttcttatatcaTCAGGGTAATTATCCATCAACCTGCTGGTTCTTTTTCTGAAGTAGCAACGGGAGAATTCA includes:
- the LOC128132699 gene encoding ATP-dependent Clp protease proteolytic subunit-like translates to MHQKTPVRFRRDLTLINRLYRERLLFLGQEVDSEISNQLIGLMIYLSIEDDTKDLYLFINSPGGWVIPGVALYDTMQFVQPDVHTICMGSAASMGSFILVRGEITKRLAFPHAWVIIHQPAGSFSEVATGEFILEVGELLKLRETLTRVYVQRTGKPLWVVSEDMERDVFMSATEAQAYGIVDLVAVE